TGGTGGATGCTCGTGCTAAAGCCATGCATGAATGTAATCAGTTAATTCGAAGTGGTATGATGACTGTGCGGGTAAATGCCTCATCACGACTTCAAGAAGCCATGAATGATGCAAAAATGGTGTCTAGGTGCGTGAAACCATTTCCGTAATCGTTTCCGGTGACCtgttttgttctatttctgaTTTTATGGGTTTATACACTCGAAAAGAATGATCTTTCCATCGAAGAAGGGCCTTctatgcatctttttttttgtgaaagctGCAAGAACTTCAGCGATTTGTAGCGCACGTGATCTAAGCGGATATCGACTTTCAGGGAGAAGGGTGAAATGGAGGTTTGCGAAATCGCAAACTTTTTATTCTGTGGAGTTCGAGTGGTTGGTGCCAGCGAGACATGCATGCGATATCTGGAGGAGAATCAAATGAGATATAACTTCACGGTGAGAATTTTTGAGGAGTTCTCTGCAAAAATATGTGAGGTCCTGTGAAAAGTTGTCGATGGAAAGGTCTTCTAATGAAATTTAGGTCTTGAAACGATTGGAAGTAAGTGGCGCATTCCATACTGTGCAAATGGAGCCGGCGGTAGCAAGACTTCGTGAAGCAATTGCTGGAGTAGAACTGAACAAACCTAGGTGCAATGTGTACTCAAATTATACTGGACATGTCTATCCTGCAAAGAATGTTAGTTGCTGCTTGTTATTTTAACCAAAATATGGCGATTTTGTTATTGCGCTGGACGGAGCGCATGCTAAGCGGAAATGACCGTAACAAAGTAGTAATAATCTCATGAGTTGTGCAGCTTCAAAGAATACCATGTGTGAAAGTAGGGTTTTTCTACATTCTCATTCATTCTTGGTTGTAGTCGGAAATTCGGAACGCAATCACGAAACAAGTCACGAATCCTGTCAAATGGGAGCAGATACAACAGCTGCTCTATCGAAAGCATCGCGTGAGTTTGAATTAATTATGGGTACGATTTTTTCTGTAGTATTTGCATATCAATGGTCAATATAGTAACTCAAAAAATTGCATgacgtttattttttgtcaacACATCAGCTGATGGGACTGGAGGTTTTTGAAAATAGGTGATTCATAGTTTTCCTATACCTCTCGAGGAGGTTTTGTTCCACCATTTTAACCGATTAGGTGGTCGCGATCTGTTGTTAAACACGCTGAACCGCAAGGAAAAAACGAACCTTAGTCCCAAAAGTAGGAGTCTGAATGTATAGTGCTCTTTACTTTTAGGTTGGTACAGAAATAATGGCCGATTTCAAACAGCAACTTTCAAATTCTGTTGCTAGTTCCTATAACAACTTTAATAATCAAAGTAATCACCTTTAGAATCAACACACTTTTGCCAACAATTAATACTTTTCCTTAACAAATGTTGTGCTCACTCAATGTGATTCAggataaaggagaaaaaaaaacagtaagcATGAGTGAAGTTTAAGTAAACGatgatatttatgttttcttgttttgccaacgaggtttaagtgaaacttttttattggcctgacgtttcgacaaactcgtctttttcaaaggccaaTTTTACCGACTAGCGAGGCGAAATAAACGATGATATATTGGAACTACGAGCAAGAAATTAAACTCTGGGCGCATTAGAAATTTAGGCAAACAGCCAAATCATAAAAGTAGTCCTTCGTTTATCGAATATGATTGAGACAATTTTAGGACTACACATTTCCGATGTTCGTCGAGTTGGGCGCCGGTCGGCAACTTGGTGCCATGTTATTGCAAACGAGCAAAAAGGCTTATAAAAATTATCAACACATTAGTTGTTAAGGAAGTCTGAGACACCAATTGAAAATTAGTTGCTCATGACAATAGTAAACACTGCTTAACTTACCGATTCTCTTAGGGTAGTTATCAAGTTGACATTTGAGGACTTTTCACAGTAGTACTAGCTACTTTTTATTAGCTTGTAGAAATTTCGATTTGAGTTCTTGGTTGATTATTTGGTTGGAAACTTGTTATCTTTGAAATATACTCAGATTAGTTAACATTTATTAAGTTTGGTTGAAGTTGAAACTACAGTTGTTGTCCAGTTTATATTGTGACGAAAACATTGTCTCGTTGGTTCAGTGCACTACGTAGATTTAATGAACGGATCTCACTAAGGACCTAACCGTGCCACTAGTTTTAAGTTGCGTTCAACAGTCCACTTTAACCTCATGTAAAAGTgttatggatatttttttaaagctgtgGAGCTTATATCGGGAAGATTTTATCGGAACATCTCGAAGAATAAATGACAAGCACATTTTGAACTTCACTCACTCCGTGCATTTGCGTGGCAAACCACGCTTTTCTGAAGCAAACAACATAGTttgtactatttatttttattttcctctggttctgttttttcttcgattctgacCTCCAACTTCTAgtctttttctatttactATTCTTATTGGTGCTTATTTGGTTAGTTTATTTACTGATGTCCTTTCTGTAGGTTTGTTTGAAGTCTGCGTTTCTCGACGTCTTCCGATAGGTTAAAGGAGCTGGGTGATCGAAATGAGAGTTTCGACCACTCAGCTCCTTCAACCTTTCAGAACCTTTAACCTGAGGTTTTAGAATGTAGTGGTGTAGAAGGAGAATCCGTATAATCTTACCTCAATGTTTACCAGTACATCTGCGATGCGTTTTCGAATTGGACTAACTAGAAGGGAGAAAGAAGTGTGCTTCAAGCAAAGAAAATGCGTAAGTAGCGACAGAAGCGCTGCGGACATTTGTATGGAGCAGTTGTCTACCGACTGCAAGTAACGAATATCCAAGTGTAAGGGATTTTTTGCGTTTATTCgtcatttttgttctcttttctttgtttgttctgttttatttgttttgtccgttttcaaattttcaaatccaaTAATTAATAGGAGCAAAAAGATGTAAGGTCTGTTTTGTGTAATTGCGGAATGTGATGGAAAAGATATTTTAAAGCCTTCATAACGAACAATGGACACTGATTGAAGCACACAGGAAAAATGACATAAAACAACACATTCAACATGTCGACTACAATGAAAACATCGTACATAGTACATACTTAAATGGACTAAGCGATACAtcgcccaaaaaaaaaactgaaagaaaaacagcccAATTTCATTGAGCACAGAAACAATGGAAAGTGAAAGAAGGAAATGCAGAAAACATCCGAGTAACTACACTCGTTGTTAACGCTTAAACCGCGATGTGTCGCTGAGCCAAAAGTCGTGTGCAGCCGGCTTTTTGTCTGGAAAGGCAAAAGGATTGTTTTCTCTAAAAGAACACGTTATCACTACTAAATCCTTTGAACCTACCTGTAGTGCGGCAGTACACGGAATGGTTGACCGTGTCCAGGTACAATCCAGTCAGCCATGCAGATGATCAAGTTGGCGTTCTGACGTTTGATGGCGGAATCCCAGACGCCCTCTTCGTCCATTATATCGCGCTGAAGAGTATGGTTCAGGATATCATTCGTGAGACTCGGATCCTCTTCAGCAATTCTTTTCGCCCCTTCCACCTTCGAACCAATATGACAACTCACCCTCTCGCTGATAAGTGCCTCATTGGGAATTAGGTCACCGACAATAGCCATGGTGCCGTAGCTGGCAACATCGTGGATAAGTACGGTCAGATCGTGTTGAGTGTGTCCGGGAGTCTTCCACAGTTCGATATGAGGCGAGAGCTTGCGGTATGGGCGCTGGAACAGCATTGTACGATTATGGATCGCCGACACAAAAGCAGATAACTACGATATTACCTCTCTAAGTTCAGTTGGTGTAACATGTCGGCCAATGTACTCCATGGAATGGAACAGAATAGGTTTCTGTGCAAAGAAGTTCATGTTACCCATATGACTGGGGTGGCCATGAGTGATCACTACAGTGTTGATTTGGTCGAGTGTGACGCTTTCTTTGGCCAGACCTGTAATAAATATGCTCACAAATACGTAGCAATTCCGAAACAAAGATTAAAACATACTCTGAAGCAATCGCTCAGTGTCGCTTGAAGCACCGGTGTCAACCAGGACCAAGAATCCGTTGTCGTTGATGAGCGTAATAGCGCCGACAGTTTCGGATTGGCCATCCTGAAACTCggcattttgcaaaaataaaatctgctCCACAAACTTCTTGGGAAGGCTTAGTAAAATACCCTCAAGGGTCGGAGACTTCCTGCTTGTAGAACGCTGACGCTGACACTGTTCTGTGGAGTAGCTGTTGTTGACCAAACTCTTGCCCATGGATTCACTGCCTTAGTTGTGGTGCTAGGAACCAGAGTACTGGTCTCGATTTCTCTGGAGCATTTAGTATGAGTTTATAGGGACATATTTTGTGAATATTTGATGTGTTTGCAACATTTAATAATATGGAATGGAGGCAGAACGGTCCTGTACGCTGATCTCATGCTGATTCGTTATTCAGCGCGTTTTCAGTGCGAGGAGCTACTGGATGAGAAGTAGAAGTAGAATTGACGGGCTTAGTTCTGTCTTTGCACCTGTTTCCTGCCTCAGGGCACTAAGGTACAACCTTCTCgatgatttttctcttcttttgcaaaattaagATAACTTTTCATTCAACTAACTCTTCCGTCATAGTAGTACTAGGCTCGGTagttgtggtggtggtgatcTCCTCAGTGGTTGTCGTTGCGGCAGAGGTCGCTTCCGAGGTGACACGGTTGTACACGGAAGGCCAAGTTGTCCTGAAGAGAACTTCAGTTCTTAGCCAATCTAGCAATTGTCTTCTTTTCAGTACCTATCTTTAATGTACCATGGTGCCTTCTTGGGCGTAGTGAAGGCGTTCCATTTAGGGGAAGCTGTGGGTGTAATGGTATTCCAGCTGAATGGCGGACGCAGTGAACTGGGCCGAACTGAATCaagcaaaattttctggatgcaaagataaaaagaaagataaagaaagaaagactcAAAGACGAAGACGTAGAGAAGGCTCACCTACTGCAGGTCGATTTGGCATTGGTCTGATGCGGTTATCCCGACAGCAGATGGATCTGCCCAGAACGAAAGACTGGTCGCAAAGATATCCTACCGGACAGTCACCAATCGCGGATGCACGACAGAACGAAAAATCTTCACCGATCATCAACGGTTCAGCATTGAAAGGACACACTGAAATGTAAAGAATTGGATCTGGTCTAGTTCTGTCCCGAAATGTCTTCACcaaaagtgtgtgtgtgtgtaaaaTTGTGTGTCCTTGGTGCAAAGGGTGCAAAGCTAATCGCGTCTTGGAGGTTGTTCAAACACAGAAGCCGTGAAGCGCAGCGCATAGGCCGTGCACTCTGCGTCAAATAATCTTGCCAAATATGCATagctcgctaccgccaccgcATTATCACACTTCTCGAAGATGTGCATTGAGGAAGTGCTCGTCGTACCTTGTTGATGATCGGTATAAGAGGATTAGGATGCAAGAGGATCATTTTGTTACAGTTCCCGTTGCTACAGTTGGTTGAAGAACGGTCGACCTAAGATTAGTAGGTGTTCGTCTTCCTGTTGGTTGTGTAGAGAACATTTTCCCTGGACCCTTCACAGCATTTAGAATAGCAGAACAAGCTGTGGTTCCTATACTAGGATTACATAGGAACTATGGGCCGTTGTTTCAGAAATCCTAGAAGTCAGTCGAGAAAGAAGATgtccttctccttttttgtgctGACATGAAAGTGTATACGTAGTGTCGCTTTATGTAAATGAACTGGAAGCATTACTTGCAGAAGTATTAAAATCTGAAAGGTTTAAAGAAGTATTgtaataattttatatattGGAGATCATAAGATCGGATATGCTTTTTTGTATGATTTCCAGAACCTTCTCGATGCcatctttttttataagaagAACACAAAGTTACTCttcaaaatattcgaaaagatAATAAAAGCACTTGAATCACACTAATTCTTCGGAATCTATGGCAGAACACATGCAATGCGGTTTCTACTTTGGTGGTGAAGATGTAGCAAAAActgatttttcgaaatattctACTGGCTTAGTGGGAGAAAATACTGATatacagtttcttttttttacactggagggaactgtttctttttttttttgaactataATAATACATTCTTGATATCTGAATAAGAAACATCTTAAAATCCTGAAAACACTATTTGGGATGTTTTAAAAGCTGGTGATGATTTCAAAAAGGACGCTTTAAGCTTTTCCTGAAAAGTCACGAGAACTTTCAAGTCTTTCCCCGTAGAACACGCAATTCTATTGTACTTTTTGTTGATTCTCTAGGATTAACTGCTAAAAGTCTTTGTGTTTGCTGTAAAGCGAAGAGGTTTGTAATCGGATCGTGACATACGacgtactttaaaaaaaaagaacacacgTTGTAGTAGAGCTGGCTTTCAATAGCCTATCGCTTGCGCGCGGGCGGGAGCGATTTCTTGCTGCTTTTGTTGCATCGTTGTAATTGAAGATGTGCGGAAGAGACGCTTCGTCGTCGTTCTCGTCGTCGTCGAACGCAAACACCCTCCTATGCTGGCCATCCTCCTTCGATGATCATTCAGCCAACTGCGCCCGCTATGTAATGTTGAGCGAGAAGTGGTCTCGTAGCCGCGGTCATTGAGTGTTTATCGCGCCCGCCCATCACGTGTGCCTCTTATAGAGTGAAGATAAAATAACAGATACACAAAAGTGGGTGATGATGAGGAGCGGCTTGTTTTTGAAGGTCCCGTGAATTGACACGCACATTTTTGCAGCACGAAGCACGTCGAGTGCAAAACGGTTTCACTCCTGGTACTGTACGTCAATTTTGACGGTTACACCACGACTTTTACGTTGTTTTTGCTCGATAATGTCAAGAGAGTGCGAAAATCGAGTCGATTGCTCATTATGAGGTTTGTAGATGTTCTCAATGAGGCTTTTCGCCGTGATAAGCAGTGAATAGTTgagatttttcaacttttttttgcacagcATTCTTTTATAGGTGCTTATACCTCGGTAGACATCTCATCATCTCATCTCGgttggaaataaaatatatattcaCGAAATAGCTGTGAAAATGTGTAGCGCGCTCCACTGCTAATTTAGTTCGGGGCAAAACTCTCGAAATTGATGGTGGTGAGCTTACAAATAGGATTGATCACAGATCTAACGGGCCCAAGGTGTTACAGGAGAAGAAGTTCTAGGCATTATTGGGAATGCTTAGATCGCTTTTCGCGCTTCTCTATAAGTCCTCATTGAGATTTCCAGACATCTACACATTACGTTTAAGTATAGGTATTGTTCTAACTTTTCCGGAAAaagttttgaggaaaattgtaCTGGACTGCACTTGTTTGCGGTGCAGTTGATTAAGGATTGATTAAGGGCTAACGACTTTGCGCAGATAACGGATGTGTTAATGATTAGTTGCGCACAGGATCCCCTGAACCGTTGAAGTCTGTGAACTCTGGAAACCTGGCTGAAGCTTTTTCGCTCCTTGCCGACCTCGCTTACCCAGTCACTTAGATCATCTCCACACGTGGACTTGTGATTCCCTCACCTATACTGGAAATTCTATTCAAATCCTTTCCACTATCCCCATATAGCTGTAAAGCTCGCTCGAGATCAATGATAATTCGGTCCCGCTTAATTCTCAAGAGGTGTTCGTGTGAAGGAAACCGTCACTCATCTCACCGCCGCGGCTCGGCTACGATTCGGAAACGCAAACAACCGTGCAATCGCAGCCGCTACGCGACGATGCGCGAACGACAAAAAGCTGCGATACAAACAATTGTGTCCTCGGTGCTGATAAGCTGATTAGGGACGACGTGATGGTGATCAGGCTAATCTCAAGTTGTCTCGACCGATATGACGCCATGGATGGGAGGACGTTTAAGGTGATCGGCTATATGTATAGATATATGTGTGGAAGAGACTAACCATCACGAATTGGTGGAATTGTGGGCGGTGTCGTTGATTCGGCGGTTGTAACGGTAGTTGTAGTGGGAGTGGTGGTAATGATCTCGGTGCTAAGCGTTGTCGATTCGGTTGTTGATGGAGCGGTTGTCGAGCCACCTCTTTCGAGGCCAAATAATCTGAAATCACGAAGAATTATATGGCTGTGCGAAAAAGGAACGTTCCAATATCTCTCTGGAGACTACGCACAAATAGAAAAACTCTTAGAATTGTtttattgaataaattttgGATCAGCCATTTTCATGAAAACCGTTTGCCTCAGATCCCAGATGTAAGCACGTTTCGTATCGATTACACGGAAATTCTCGGCCGACTCTATGGATATCTCGGGCTCACTGTTTCTGTACTTCTTACTTTCTGTGctcccacaaaaaaaatcattgccTTCGAAATAATAGTTCTTTATGTTTTAGAAGTGTTTTTTGCCTTTCTACTTCCCCACAATTTGGTCACGAAATCCCTCCATGGATGAGTTCCccccttttttccttcgaacATCCATTATCTTCCAGTTTTTCAAATGTGATTCccacaagtttttttaaatgcagtGGAACTAGTTTAaaactaatttaatttcaatattttgttactggattcaaagtaaGAACAATaattaacacatttcattctTTGACCTCTGGCTGCGGAAATTATCTCGGAAATTGGAGACGTTTCCTatcgaaaattggaaaaatgtgGATGATTCGAATTAAGGAAAATCCTAATTAATGTTATGGATTGGAAAAAGCAGtatgaaaagtagaaattgtGGATCATGGCTCCTATGAGGCGATGATGAAAAGGAAGTTTCAACGAGAAATGAGTAAATTCTTCGCGAAATCAATCGATATGTacactttctttctctctatgtgtgttttattgattgaaaCGTAGAGATTGTACCTACCGTAATATGGTACTAGCTAAGTCACCGTCTGTGATTGAATTCTCTCCATAGATGTTCTTACGGTTCTCTAGTATCCATTGTCGTAGTTGCTCTGTGGTGGCTGGTGTGGACAACACTGAAATATTAGTGAGAATTCGGGTCCTGCACAGATAACGTGTTCCCTTGGATATTATCTCACGGTAGATCCCCACCGAAAAAGATGAGCTTGTTttgaattattaattttattgattttattagaTTATCAACGGATACAACGTTGCAATCCCTTTTCTGTCTATTGCGGACTTCTACCGCCACCGTATTCGAGTACAAAAGTATGGTAGCAACATTTCTCTTCATTATGAGAAAGAGAACTATTAAAAGGATCTatccaatgttttttcttcttatttcacAATATATGAGGATTTTGTGGAGAGGCGAATccaagatggaaaaaaaaggaataaaaattggaaatgaaagaagaaatcatGTAAATTTTGGAGtagtttcgaatatttttctatatttctatttctatattttctatattttctttattttctttactatATTCATTTGCTGCTCTGTCCATTTAAGGCGCTTGACTGGAAATTCATGAAATTAGCTgttatggaaataaaaattgccAAAGACTGAAGCACAGAGCTTACAAACGTTTGAAATACCAATGCCAACAATTATTTCAGTAAATCCGtttctaaaatctaaaattagACTATCTTGCACCAATTTTCTTAAACGATACGAAAATTACGGTTATTCTCATCTTTTGAATGCGTTATTTAGGTTTACTTAAGTTTATTTCTAATCTAGTTGGTGAAACTCTGAACTCTCTGGGTCCCATAAAATATTGCATTTTGCTTACTGTAGGCCGAAAAGTGGTTGTATTGATTTGATTTCGCTTTCTTACCTTCGTTTACTTGTAATATTTTTagtgaaaatcaatgaaacagGGAATTTCGCTAAGAATATACGTTCTATTATTCTATCTACAATAGAATACTGTATGTAATACTGTATTATAAATTGTAACTGAGAACACTTACCAGGTAATACGAGTGCGAGCGCAATAAATAAGTTAGTAGATAGGTGCATCTGCAAAGGTGTGGAGTGTGTCCTTTCAGCTGGCGTTGGCCACCTTAAATAGAGAATCGCCGTCGGCCCGTCCACACATCCTCCCCGCCCACGACGAAGTTTCGCGGCTCCGCTCGTAACCGTCGGTCCTCGTCGAGGTGTatcgttagaaaaaaacaaccgcATATAGACACGCGCAAAGGCGATTGAAGTTATTGTGGAAAAGTTACATGAATATGCGAAGATTTCTAAGGCGAGTGATACGGTACTGGATTGTGCTGGAAGCAAGTTTTGAAATCCAGCGCTAACCCTAATTTGTAGCTCTTTTTGCCTGAATTTTGCTTAGTCCCATGAATTTTGCATATATGGAGTCTTATCCGGCAAACTGTACCTGTCGTCCAGTTTCCCGATTGGTGTTAGAAccattttgtttcacttttcattatttttttcttttttcctcatgaAGAAATCCGTGAATAAATATGATCTTTCTAAAGTAATggaattttcctcatttaaaCACATAGGGCTTCGAATCTTAAGGTTAAGAtgtctttttctgctttcagtCTCTTGGCTTTGATTGCGAAGTTTGTTTAGATTACCATCTcatggtttatttatttatttatattagaCTGATTGTTACAGAACCAATTTTATCTACATACGTATCTTCTGACTTATTCGTTAATATAACAAAACTGGATTAATCCGAACTCCGAACTCGTGCCTGGGAACCTCGGCATACGTCTGTCTCCTTTTTCTATTAAAAGATTTCTATTAATCTATtgaattattctatttttcctatctcttcctttttttatccattctatttttctattaaacaTCTTTAAGCCTTACTTAACAATCAACAATGGTCCTGGCACTATCGATGCAAAAATGTTCCCAAAGAGTAATCGGATATTTTGTATCAACAGTATTCGGGGCAAATTCTGATCAGGACCCCTTtacatctagaaaaaaagtgcaggaTAAGTTATTTTAAGCTGGGATGGTTACTTATTGTTTATTAACagtttattaaatttatatcaatctttatctatttatttatttattatttattattattaattttttgaaaatttttttcatgaaaggaATAAGCGCAAGATTGTTCCAATCGAACGGTGAAAAAGCCGAAATGTCAGGTTCCATCCGAAAACTTCATAAAAGCGttcatagaaaataaaaccccggattttttcttgacacAGTCACACACCTCTGGAAAAGCTGCTTATTTCAGTCCGAGGTACAGTTAGAGATCAGTTATTTGAAAATCGGGAAAGAATAGGCCTAAGAATCTGGATGGATCCCATTCATCACCTTCTTCTCCTGCTGAGATACAGGCCTACAGTTAGCTACATTAGTGTAGGTATTTGTCGTTCaacagattttttccaaaatttcatttgtttgaatCGTTATTGATTGGTAGGTGCCTGCTGTCTCTCATTGGTCAACAAACTTTGTCATTCCACAGCTGATAAGCTTTTCCGtcttaatttttggaaatccTTAGAGGAAGCGTTGACATTTTCGGTCACGGCTCGGAAATGCACTGAGTATTACACATTTCTTCGAGTTTATCCCGTAAAAACTCAGCAATGGTAATGGGTGTTAAAAGTTTTGCAAACATTCCGTGTATTTTTGATGAGGACGCTTCATAGCGTTATTGTGTTGACAGCGTCTTTCATCCGTCTTACGTCCTCCGTATTTTCTCCGAGGGGCACGTGTCGGGTTCTTAATGTTGCCgcctcgtttttctttcttcaacgGTGGTGAACGCAATAAAATTGATACTATTTGTAAAGACACTCTACTTTCGAGCACTTCATCAAAGGAGAAGTGAGAAAATCACGATGAAAAGGTGTTGAGCGCGAATAACACGCGCAGATGAATAGAGttgaaagttctttttttccgtcgTCCGAGTGTAGCGTGAGATGACAACAGTGCTGACATAAACGGAGCAGAGTACATTACCTTAGCGCCTAAAAACAGGTGCACGGAGATCGGATCGAAACGGAAACGTTCGCAGGTGAACACGAACGATGCGAACGTCTTTGACAGTATTTACTCGTACGTACCCGGCACTCATTGGGTCGATTAGGTGCTGTTCTcaacgtaagaaaaaaaacgttaatgaTCCTTACCAAAACTGTTAATCGTCTTTTTTCCATGGTGGTATGTTGCATAATCGTTGAGTCGTTCGTTAAAT
This is a stretch of genomic DNA from Necator americanus strain Aroian chromosome II, whole genome shotgun sequence. It encodes these proteins:
- a CDS encoding hypothetical protein (NECATOR_CHRII.G5031.T2), which encodes MHLSTNLFIALALVLPVLSTPATTEQLRQWILENRKNIYGENSITDGDLASTILRLFGLERGGSTTAPSTTESTTLSTEIITTTPTTTTVTTAESTTPPTIPPIRDVCPFNAEPLMIGEDFSFCRASAIGDCPVGYLCDQSFVLGRSICCRDNRIRPMPNRPAVVRPSSLRPPFSWNTITPTASPKWNAFTTPKKAPWYIKDRTTWPSVYNRVTSEATSAATTTTEEITTTTTTEPSTTMTEEEIETSTLVPSTTTKAVNPWARVWSTTATPQNSVSVSVLQAGSLRPLRDGQSETVGAITLINDNGFLVLVDTGASSDTERLLQSLAKESVTLDQINTVVITHGHPSHMGNMNFFAQKPILFHSMEYIGRHVTPTELRERPYRKLSPHIELWKTPGHTQHDLTVLIHDVASYGTMAIVGDLIPNEALISERRDIMDEEGVWDSAIKRQNANLIICMADWIVPGHGQPFRVLPHYRQKAGCTRLLAQRHIAV
- a CDS encoding hypothetical protein (NECATOR_CHRII.G5031.T1) — translated: MVDERMTSSLVATKFTPPTRNLKNNRDELDATHALMERTSRTATKRRRRRRCTPIVLSTPATTEQLRQWILENRKNIYGENSITDGDLASTILRLFGLERGGSTTAPSTTESTTLSTEIITTTPTTTTVTTAESTTPPTIPPIRDVCPFNAEPLMIGEDFSFCRASAIGDCPVGYLCDQSFVLGRSICCRDNRIRPMPNRPAVVRPSSLRPPFSWNTITPTASPKWNAFTTPKKAPWYIKDRTTWPSVYNRVTSEATSAATTTTEEITTTTTTEPSTTMTEEEIETSTLVPSTTTKAVNPWARVWSTTATPQNSVSVSVLQAGSLRPLRDGQSETVGAITLINDNGFLVLVDTGASSDTERLLQSLAKESVTLDQINTVVITHGHPSHMGNMNFFAQKPILFHSMEYIGRHVTPTELRERPYRKLSPHIELWKTPGHTQHDLTVLIHDVASYGTMAIVGDLIPNEALISERRDIMDEEGVWDSAIKRQNANLIICMADWIVPGHGQPFRVLPHYRQKAGCTRLLAQRHIAV